GCGGGGGCGAGAAACGGCCTTCAAGGCGGCCTTCGGGGCCGGGGAAGATGACTGAGGGCATCGGTAGACCTTGTGATCGAGGAGCCGCACTACGCCGGGTGGCGCGCGCGAAAGCGGGCTCTATATAGGGTGCGATGGTATTTTCGCAATTTTTTGTCGCGGCGGCTGTGCGGGTGACTGCAAATGGCTGAGCGGGTCTACCTTGACCACGCGGCCACCTCGCCGCTGCGCCCCGAGGCGAAGGCTGCGATGGAGGAGGGGTTTCGCATCTGGGCGAACCCGTCCTCACCCCATGCCGAGGGCCGCAAGGCGAGGGCCGCGCTGGAGGATGCGCGCGAGCGGATCAAGCGGGCTCTGGGGTGGAGCGGGGAGCTGATCTTCACCAGCGGCGCGAGCGAGGCGGCGCTCCTCGCCTTCGACAATGCGACGGTCATTCATGAGGTGGTGAGTGCGGTCGAGCATGACGCCATCGGTCAGTTCGAGAAGAACCGAGGTGTGCCTGTCGTGGAAGTCGGACCTGACGGCCGGGTTGACCTGAATGCGCTCTCGGCGGCCGCAGCACCATCTTCAATCGCTGGTGACGATTGGGAGAACCGCACTCTCGTTGCCGTCCAGCACGTCAATTCCGAAACGGGGACGCGCCAGAACATCGGGCTGGTGGCTGAAGTCGTTCACGACCAGCGTGGCCTGCTTCTCGTCGACTGCGCACAGAGCGCGGGCAAGATCGAGATACCCCAGCTTGCCGACATGGTGATTGTCTCGGCGCATAAGTTTGGCGGCCCGATTGGCGTGGGTGCGCTGCTGGTCAAGGACTTCAAGATGCTCAAGCCCGTCGGAGGGCACGAGCGCGGCTATCGGCGCGGCACAGAGAACCTGCCGGGTGCGCTCGGCATGGCCGCAGCGCTTGAGGCGGGCGCGTGGGCGACCACGCCGGAGAAGCGCGTGGCGTTTGCGGTGCAAGTCGCCGGCCATCGCCTGACCGTCGGTGAACCGGTCGATTACATTATCGCACTGACCCACCCCACCATCAGCGCGCAAGCTCTCCTGATCCGGCTCGACGCGATGGGCTTTGCCGTCTCGGCAGGGAGCGCGTGTTCGTCGGGCACCTTGAAGAAAAGCCGGGTGCTCGACGCCTTCGGCGTGCCCGATGATGTCGCGGCGCGCACGATCCGGGTGAGCCTGGGGTGGTCGACCACACCCGAGGATCTGGAGCGGTTTGCCGAGGCTTGGGCTTCGCTATGCTGAACCCCACCCCCCGTCCCGGGCCTGACCCGGGACCCAGCTGTCTTGATCCCCGAGAGGAAGGAAGCGAGACCCCGGGTCAAGCCCGGGGCGGGGAAGAGAGGCCATGATTTACCTCGATTACCAAGCCACAACCCCGCTCGCGCCTGAAGCGCGTGAGGCGATGTTGCGCTGGCTCGGCGGGCCGGATAGCGACACCTTCGGCAACCCGCACAGCCCGCACCGCATGGGCCGGATGGCCGCCGCTGCGGTGGAAACCGCGCGGGAGCGTGTGGGCGCTTTGCTGCCTGAAGGCGGGAAGCTGATCTTCACCTCTGGCGCCACCGAAGCGCTCAACATGGTCCTGCAAGGCACCCCCGGCGATGTCATCACCTTCGCCACCGAACACGCCGCCGTGCTCGATTGCGCGAAGGTGGTCGAAGCGCAGGGGCGGCGCTTTACCGTCCTCCCCGTGACGCCCGATGGCCGCGCCGATCTCGACGCGCTGCAAGCCGCGATCACGCCGCAGACCGGGCTCGTCGCGGTGATGGCGATCAATAACGAGATCGGGGTCCGGAACCCGCTCGCCCCGGTGGTCGCTATCGCGCAGGCGGTGGGGGCGCGGGTGCTGGTCGATGCGGTGCAGGCCTATGGCAAGGTGCCGGTCGAGGTCGCGGCGGACTATATCGCGATCTCGGCGCACAAGGTGCACGGGCCCAAGGGCATCGGCGCATTGTGGATCGGCCCCGATGCCAGCCCCCCCTTGCCCCTGCTTTGGGGCGGCGGACAGGAGGCTAGCCTGCGGTCAGGCACCCTCTCGCCCGCGCTTTGCGCAGGCTTCGGGGCGGCTGCACAGGTGGCGCAGGAGGGCTTCTCGGAGCAATTGTTTCACGTGGAACATTTGTGGAACATTGCGCGAGAGGCTTTCGCAGACTGGGAGCTGAACGGCAGCGCGGTGGATCGCTGGAGGGGCAATCTCAACATCCGCAAGGAAGGCCTCGATGTCGCCCGGCTGATGAGCGATTGCCGCAACGTCATGTTCTCCGCCGGTTCGGCCTGCGCCAGCGGATCGGGGCGGCCCAGCCATGTGCTGCGCGCACTTGGCCTTTCGGACCGGCAAGCAAAGTCCTCTATCCGCCTCGGATTCGGACGCTATACGACAGCGCAGGACGTCGAATCCGCTGCCGCCATGATCAACACCGCCGCAAAGGAGCAGGGCCTGTGAGCATCACCATCACCTTCCTCGACCCGCGCGGCAAGACCATCGCGGCCTCCGCCGAACCGGGCGACAATCTGCTACGCGTCGGGCAGGCGGCGGGCCTGCCGCTGGAGGGCACCTGCGAGGGGCAGATGGCCTGTTCCACCTGCCACGTGATCGTCGCCGCCGATTGGTTCGACCGCCTCCCCCCCGCTGCCGAGGAGGAGGAGGACATGCTCGATTTCGCCGCCGGGGCACGCCGCACCTCGCGGCTTTCCTGCCAGATCGAGCTGACGGCGGAGATGGACGGCCTGACCGTCTCGATCCCCGCCGAAAGCAGCGACGCGCGGCGGATGTAGCCTAGGCCTCGGCCGCTTCCATATTGAGCGCCGCCATCAGCGCTTCGGTGAAGGCGGGGATGTCACCCGGCTTGCGGCTGGTGATGAAGTTGCCATCGACCACCACTTCCTCGTCGACCACCGCCGCACCCGCATTGGCGAGATCGGTGCGGATCGAAGGCCAGCCAGTCACGGTGCGCCCCTCGAGGATGGCAGCTTCGGCGAGCAGCCACGGCGCATGGCAGATCGCCGCAATCGGTTTGCCCGAAGCATCGAATTCTCGGACGAGATCGATCACCTTGGATTCCATGCGCAGGATGTCAGGGTTCATCTGACCGCCGGGGAGCAGCAGCGCGTCATAATCTTCGGTCGAAACGTCCCGGACCAGCAGATCGACGCGGACGCTCTGGCCCCAGTCCTTCTGGTCCCACCCGCGAATCTCGCCATGTTCGAGACTGGCGAGGGTAACCTGCGCACCGGCTTCTTCAAGCAGGCGCTTGGGCTCCATCAGTTCGGATTGCTCGTAACCGTCGGTAGCAATGATGAGGACGCGCTGCATGGGGGTCTCCTGTGGTTGATGACCGCAGGACTAGCCCCCGCACGCCGCTCATGTTCCGCCTGCCAAGGCAGAGCGGGAGCGGCGTGCGGCAGGGCGTTTCTGGCGCTTATTGCGGGTCAGGCGCAGGCGCGGCGAGGCGGCGGCGCAAGGCCCGGCCCGTCCACCACACGCCCCCCACTGGCAGGGCAATCGCGCCGACCAGGATCAACAGCGCGACCACCCAACCGAAGATCGCTCCCAGCGATCCAATCGCGCCGCTGACCGGGCCGAAGAAGTCGCGGGTGGCTGCCGAACCGGTTTCGTAATGAACGGTAACGCGGCTGTAGGCGACGCGGCCTTCCATCTCCTTGAGCCAGCTTCGCGCCTGATCGATTTCCTCGTTGACCGCAGCGACGCTGCGTTCAGCCTCAACCAGTTCCTCGACCGTGCCCTTGCGGGTGCGCAGCACCTGCTGGAGCCGGTCGCGCAATTCCTTGCGGGCTTCCAGACGCGCTTCGGTGTCGACCAGCTGCTTGGACAGTTCTTCCGAGGCAATCTCGGCGGCGACCTGCTCGGCCCCGGCGTCCAGCGCCTCGTCCTCGAGCAGCGCGCCGAATGCCCGCGCCTGCCGTGTGGCGACTGCCATCTCGAGCTCGCCCGCAACCTCGCCTTCTAGTTCGCCCGTCTTGGTCATGCCGATGATCTGGCAGACCGCCGGGCCTTGCTGCTCGCACAAGGACGCGTGGCGGCGCTGGAGGCTGCCGATTTCGTCCGCTGCCATGCGCCAGCGGTAATCATAGACATAGGCGAGCTGCGGCAGGCTGACCGGGATGCTGCCGAGTTGGGGAATGGCGGCACTTTCCTGCGCGGCGGCGGCGGCGGGTTCCGCCGGGGCGACTTCGCTCGAGGCGATATCGGCGGCTTCGCTGGCGGCAGGGTCTTCATCATCGGGCTTGCTGCACGCAGCAAGGGCGAGGGTGGCAGTGGCAGCAAGAATCAAGGTCTTACGCATGTTTCTCTCTCCTCGTGAAGCCGGTCGGGGGCACGCGACTCGCAATGCCTGCGCCTGCTTCGCCGCAAGCATGCCTTATTTTCGCCATAATTAAACCGCAATTTTGCCACAATGTGGCGGGCCGGCTCCCAGCTGCCCGAATTCAACCCTGTGGAAACCCCTCTCCCTCGCTTGCGCGGGGGTTGCTAGACGGGGGGCATGTCCGATCCCGTCCTGCCCAAGGAACCCGACGACGGCTTTGACGCCATCGTCGATGCCCCCTTCGATGCCGCGCTGTCCGAGCGCTACCTGGTCTATGCGCTCTCGACGATCACCGCGCGCTCGCTGCCCGATCTGCGTGACGGGCTGAAGCCGGTGCACCGCCGCCTGCTGTGGGCGATGCGGCAGCTGAAGCTGAACCCCAATGATGCCTTCAAGAAATCGGCGCGCGTGGTTGGCGACGTTATCGGCAAGTACCACCCGCACGGCGATCAGTCGGTCTACGACGCGATGGTCCGCCTCGCTCAGGATTTCAGCCTGCGCTATCCACTGGTCGAAGGGCAGGGCAATTTCGGCAATGTCGACGGCGATAATGCCGCCGCCTACCGCTACACCGAAGCGCGGCTGACCAAGACCGCGCTGGCCCTGATGTCCGGGCTGGACGAAGGCACGGTCGATTTCATCCCCACCTATAACGGCGAGGAGATCGAGCCCGAGATCTTCCCCGGCCTGTTCCCCAACCTGCTCGCCAATGGATCGAGCGGGATTGCGGTCGGCATGGCGACCAGCATCCCCAGCCACAATGTCGCGGAAATCATCGATGCGACGCTGGCGCTGATCGACAATCCCTCGATCAGCCACGAACAGCTGATGGAGCTGTTCCACGGCCCCGATTTCGCCACCGGCGGGCAGGTGGTCGACAGCAAGGCCGCGATCACCGAAGCCTATCGTACCGGGCGCGGCGCGTTCCGGCTGCGCGGGCGGTTCCTCGCGCCCGAGGCCAAGGACGCCGATGACATCGCCGCCGGGATCGAACGGCTGGGCGGCGGGCAATGGCAGCTCGTCATCTCGGAAATCCCCTACCAGGTGCCCAAGGGCAAGCTGATCGAACAGATCGCGCAGGCGATTGCCGATCGCAAGCTGCCGATCCTTGAAGACGTGCGCGACGAAAGCGACACCGCGATCCGCATCGTGCTCGTCCCCAAAAGCCGCAATGTCGATCCGGAGCTGCTGAAGGAAAGCCTGTTCAAGCTGACCGATCTGGAAACGCGTTTCAGCCTCAACCTCAACGTGCTCGATGCGCCGCCGGGGCTGGGGCGCACGCCGATGGTGATGGGGCTGAAGGAACTGCTGGAAAGCTGGACTTTCGCGCAGATCGACATTCTCCAGCGCCGCGCCAGACACCGTCTGGACCAGATCGCCAACCGGCTGGAACTGGTGCGCGGCTATATTATCGCCTACCTCAACCTTGACCGGGTGATCGAGATCATCCGCACCGAGGACGAGCCCAAGCCGGTGATGATGGCCGAGTTCGAACTGACCGACCGGCAGGCCGAAGCGATCCTCAACATGCGGCTGCGGTCTTTGCGCAAGCTGGAGGAAATGCAGCTGCGCAAGGAGCAGGACGAGTTGCTGGCCGAAGAGGCCGATCTCACCGCCCTGCTCGAAAGCCCGGCCAAGCAGAGCACCCGGTTGAAGCGCGATCTGCGCAATCTGCGCAAGGATTATGCCGAGGACACGCCGCTCGGCCGCCGCCGCACGCTGATTGCCGAAGCTGCGCCGACCATCGAGTTCAGCATGGATGCGATGATCGAGAAGGCACCTGTGACCGTGATCCTCAGCCAGAAGGGCTGGATCAGGGCGGCCAGCGGCCACGTGCCGCTGGATCAGGAGTTTAAATACAAGGAGGGCGATGCGCTCGCCTTCATCCTCCACGCGCAGACAACTGACAAGCTGCTGCTCGCGGCTTCGGACGGGCGGTTCTACACGCTGGGCTGTGACAAGCTGCCCGGCGCGCGGGGCTTTGGCGAGCCGGTGCGCACGATGGTCGACCTTGAAAGCGAGGCGAATGTCAGCGCGATGATGGTGCATCGTCCGGGTGGCAAGCTGCTGCTGGCGTCCAGCCACGGCAAGGGATTTGTCGCGCAGATGGACGAGCTGCTCGCCGAGACCCGCAAGGGGCGGCAGGTGGTGAACCTGAAGGATGGCGCCAAGCTGGCGGTGATCCGCCAGGTTGCCGAAGGCCACGATCACGTCGCCTGCGTCGGCGACAATCGCAAGCTGGTGGTCTTCAATCTTGAAGAACTGCCGGTCATGTCGCGCGGGCAGGGCGTGCAGTTGCAGCGTTACCGCGATGGCGGAATGTCCGATGCGATTACCTTTGTGCTCGCCGATGGCCTCAGCTGGCAAATGGGCGGATCGGGCGAGCGCACCCGCACCGAGACCGAAATCCGCATGTGGAAGGTCGCGCGCGGCGCGGCCGGACGGATGCCGCCGCAGGGGTTCCCGAAGTCGGGCCGGTTTGACTAATCAAACCGGAAGGCGCTGGTCCCAAGTTCCTCGGCGAGCATCTGGTTGACCCGGTCTGCGCTCGGGAAACCTTCGGCGACCCAGCGTTTCTCGATCAGCTGGAGCAGCTTTGCCACTTCCGGTCCGGCGGTGATCCCGCGCGCGACAATCGCGCCGCCCTTGAGCGGGAAGACCGGCACCGTCCAGTCGGCGAGCACGCGCGCATCACCGCCGGTCAGCAACAGGCGGTCGATCGCGACCGGCGGGGTGAGGTGATAGGCGAGCGCTTGCGGGTTGGCGGTGTCACCTGCCCCGCGCTCGGCAGCGGCGACAAGGCGGCTTCTCTGCACCTTGGATAGGCGCAGGCGGGCGGCAACGGTCTCGGCAATCTCGGGCGAGGGCGGCAGCAGCGCGGCAAGCCGCCGCACCGGATCTGCGGCAATGCCCTGTTCGCGCTCGGCCGTGATCAGCCGCGCGAGGGCCGCGACATGGGCCTTGCAGGCTTCGGGCAGGATCACGCCGAGCACGCCATTGCCATGCATCCGCGCAATGGTGGCGTGCGGATCGGGCAGGGCGAGCAGCGCGAGGAGTTCAGCGGCAATCCGCTCCCGGCTTAGGCCTTTCAGCGTGTGCGCAAGTTCGGCGCAGGCGGCCTCGGCAATGGCGTC
This DNA window, taken from Porphyrobacter sp. ULC335, encodes the following:
- a CDS encoding cysteine desulfurase family protein, whose protein sequence is MEEGFRIWANPSSPHAEGRKARAALEDARERIKRALGWSGELIFTSGASEAALLAFDNATVIHEVVSAVEHDAIGQFEKNRGVPVVEVGPDGRVDLNALSAAAAPSSIAGDDWENRTLVAVQHVNSETGTRQNIGLVAEVVHDQRGLLLVDCAQSAGKIEIPQLADMVIVSAHKFGGPIGVGALLVKDFKMLKPVGGHERGYRRGTENLPGALGMAAALEAGAWATTPEKRVAFAVQVAGHRLTVGEPVDYIIALTHPTISAQALLIRLDAMGFAVSAGSACSSGTLKKSRVLDAFGVPDDVAARTIRVSLGWSTTPEDLERFAEAWASLC
- a CDS encoding cysteine desulfurase family protein encodes the protein MIYLDYQATTPLAPEAREAMLRWLGGPDSDTFGNPHSPHRMGRMAAAAVETARERVGALLPEGGKLIFTSGATEALNMVLQGTPGDVITFATEHAAVLDCAKVVEAQGRRFTVLPVTPDGRADLDALQAAITPQTGLVAVMAINNEIGVRNPLAPVVAIAQAVGARVLVDAVQAYGKVPVEVAADYIAISAHKVHGPKGIGALWIGPDASPPLPLLWGGGQEASLRSGTLSPALCAGFGAAAQVAQEGFSEQLFHVEHLWNIAREAFADWELNGSAVDRWRGNLNIRKEGLDVARLMSDCRNVMFSAGSACASGSGRPSHVLRALGLSDRQAKSSIRLGFGRYTTAQDVESAAAMINTAAKEQGL
- a CDS encoding 2Fe-2S iron-sulfur cluster-binding protein yields the protein MSITITFLDPRGKTIAASAEPGDNLLRVGQAAGLPLEGTCEGQMACSTCHVIVAADWFDRLPPAAEEEEDMLDFAAGARRTSRLSCQIELTAEMDGLTVSIPAESSDARRM
- a CDS encoding type 1 glutamine amidotransferase domain-containing protein: MQRVLIIATDGYEQSELMEPKRLLEEAGAQVTLASLEHGEIRGWDQKDWGQSVRVDLLVRDVSTEDYDALLLPGGQMNPDILRMESKVIDLVREFDASGKPIAAICHAPWLLAEAAILEGRTVTGWPSIRTDLANAGAAVVDEEVVVDGNFITSRKPGDIPAFTEALMAALNMEAAEA
- a CDS encoding DUF4349 domain-containing protein yields the protein MRKTLILAATATLALAACSKPDDEDPAASEAADIASSEVAPAEPAAAAAQESAAIPQLGSIPVSLPQLAYVYDYRWRMAADEIGSLQRRHASLCEQQGPAVCQIIGMTKTGELEGEVAGELEMAVATRQARAFGALLEDEALDAGAEQVAAEIASEELSKQLVDTEARLEARKELRDRLQQVLRTRKGTVEELVEAERSVAAVNEEIDQARSWLKEMEGRVAYSRVTVHYETGSAATRDFFGPVSGAIGSLGAIFGWVVALLILVGAIALPVGGVWWTGRALRRRLAAPAPDPQ
- the parC gene encoding DNA topoisomerase IV subunit A; this encodes MSDPVLPKEPDDGFDAIVDAPFDAALSERYLVYALSTITARSLPDLRDGLKPVHRRLLWAMRQLKLNPNDAFKKSARVVGDVIGKYHPHGDQSVYDAMVRLAQDFSLRYPLVEGQGNFGNVDGDNAAAYRYTEARLTKTALALMSGLDEGTVDFIPTYNGEEIEPEIFPGLFPNLLANGSSGIAVGMATSIPSHNVAEIIDATLALIDNPSISHEQLMELFHGPDFATGGQVVDSKAAITEAYRTGRGAFRLRGRFLAPEAKDADDIAAGIERLGGGQWQLVISEIPYQVPKGKLIEQIAQAIADRKLPILEDVRDESDTAIRIVLVPKSRNVDPELLKESLFKLTDLETRFSLNLNVLDAPPGLGRTPMVMGLKELLESWTFAQIDILQRRARHRLDQIANRLELVRGYIIAYLNLDRVIEIIRTEDEPKPVMMAEFELTDRQAEAILNMRLRSLRKLEEMQLRKEQDELLAEEADLTALLESPAKQSTRLKRDLRNLRKDYAEDTPLGRRRTLIAEAAPTIEFSMDAMIEKAPVTVILSQKGWIRAASGHVPLDQEFKYKEGDALAFILHAQTTDKLLLAASDGRFYTLGCDKLPGARGFGEPVRTMVDLESEANVSAMMVHRPGGKLLLASSHGKGFVAQMDELLAETRKGRQVVNLKDGAKLAVIRQVAEGHDHVACVGDNRKLVVFNLEELPVMSRGQGVQLQRYRDGGMSDAITFVLADGLSWQMGGSGERTRTETEIRMWKVARGAAGRMPPQGFPKSGRFD
- a CDS encoding CCA tRNA nucleotidyltransferase; protein product: MLHDLRDADWTRRPGLAALTAALGAQNIRWVGGAVRDGLLGVPVHDVDCATLLLPAEVIAACGRAGIRTVPTGIEHGTVTAILKDGPVEVTTLRRDVATDGRRATIAFASDWPEDAARRDFTINALYAHPETLEIVDYFGGIDDLREGRVRFIGDAHQRIAEDHLRILRYYRFQTRFGAALDAIAEAACAELAHTLKGLSRERIAAELLALLALPDPHATIARMHGNGVLGVILPEACKAHVAALARLITAEREQGIAADPVRRLAALLPPSPEIAETVAARLRLSKVQRSRLVAAAERGAGDTANPQALAYHLTPPVAIDRLLLTGGDARVLADWTVPVFPLKGGAIVARGITAGPEVAKLLQLIEKRWVAEGFPSADRVNQMLAEELGTSAFRFD